A window from Vigna angularis cultivar LongXiaoDou No.4 chromosome 7, ASM1680809v1, whole genome shotgun sequence encodes these proteins:
- the LOC108338646 gene encoding stomatal closure-related actin-binding protein 1 isoform X1 has translation MTRVTRDFGDTMQKEAVPAVSSDVVFASSRFPNYRIGANNQIMETKDDPKVLSMKEVVARETAQLLEQHNRLSVRDLASKFEKGLAAAAKLSEEARLREAASLEKHVLLKKLRDALESLKGRVAGRNKDDVEEAIAMVEALAVQLTQREGELIQEKAEVKKLANFLKLASEDAKKLVDEERAFARAEIEDARAAVQRVEEALQEHERMSQASGKQDMEQLMKEVQEARRIKMLHQPSKVMDMEHELRALRAQLAEKTRQYLRLQKELTRTKKGGENIPHLYELEGNETLGSYLQIQPCSDNAPEVSKCTIQWYRVSSDDAKKELISGATKSVYAPEPFDVGRILQADVISESEHVTLSTAGPIDPAAGLGTYVEALVRKHDTEFNVVVTQMNGSPSAESIHVLHVGKMRIKLCKGKTTIAKEYYSSSMQLCGVRGGGNAAAQGVFWQPKQGHSFVLAFESERERNAVIMLARRFAFDCNIMLAGPDDRAPLGTS, from the exons ATGACAAGGGTGACTCGTGATTTTGGTGATACAATGCAAAAAGAGGCCGTGCCTGCGGTGTCTTCTGATGTTGTCTTTGCTTCTAGTCGGTTTCCTAATTACAGAATTGGAGCTAACAATCAGATAATGGAGACAAAGGATGATCCTAAGGTGCTGTCTATGAAGGAAGTTGTTGCACGAGAGACTGCTCAGCTGTTGGAGCAGCATAATCGTCTCTCGGTTCGTGACCTTGCCAGTAAATTCGAGAAGGGTTTGGCTGCTGCGGCTAAGTTGTCTGAAGAG GCTAGACTTAGAGAGGCAGCATCTTTGGAAAAACATGTTCTTTTGAAGAAACTTAGAGATGCACTTGAATCCTTAAAAGGGCGTGTGGCAGGCAGAAACAAGGATGATGTGGAAGAAGCTATTGCTATG GTTGAAGCTCTAGCAGTTCAGTTGACTCAGAGGGAAGGAGAACTAATACAAGAGAAGGCAGAGGTGAAGAAGCTTGCAAATTTTCTTAAGCTG GCTTCCGAAGATGCCAAGAAACTTGTTGATGAAGAAAGAGCTTTTGCTCGTGCTGAAATAGAGGATGCCAGAGCAGCAGTTCAAAGAGTTGAAGAGGCACTACAAGAACATGAGAGAATGTCTCAAGCCTCTGGGAAACAA GACATGGAACAATTAATGAAGGAGGTTCAAGAGGCTCGAAGAATAAAAATGCTGCATCAGCCAAGCAAG GTCATGGATATGGAGCATGAACTTCGAGCATTGAGGGCTCAACTTGCTGAGAAGACTAGACAGTATCTTCGACTTCAAAAGGAG CTAACTAGGACAAAGAAAGGCGGGGAGAATATTCCTCACTTATATGAACTTGAAGGGAATGAAACCTTAGGTTCTTACTTGCAAATTCAACCTTGCTCTGATAATGCTCCTGAAGTTTCTAAATGTACAATTCAGTGGTATCGTGTATCATCTGATGATGCAAAAAAAGAACTTATATCAG GAGCAACCAAATCAGTTTACGCCCCTGAGCCTTTTGATGTTGGGCGTATATTGCAAGCTGATGTTATTTCAGAAAGTGAGCATGTCACACTTTCAACTGCTGGTCCAATAGATCCAG CTGCTGGTTTGGGAACCTATGTTGAGGCACTTGTGCGCAAACATGACACTGAATTTAAC GTAGTTGTAACTCAAATGAATGGTTCACCTTCAGCTGAATCTATTCATGTGCTTCATGTTGGAAAGATGAGAATAAAACTCTGCAAAGGAAAGACCACAATTGCCAAAGAATACTATTCAAGTTCAATGCAG CTTTGTGGTGTTAGAGGAGGTGGAAATGCAGCAGCACAGGGAGTTTTTTGGCAGCCAAAGCAAGGGCATTCTTTTGTATTAGCTTTTGAATCAGAGCGAGAAAGGAATGCTGTCATCATGCTTGCAAGGAGATTTGCATTTGACTGTAAT ATCATGCTTGCTGGACCAGATGACAGAGCTCCTCTGGGGACATCATGA
- the LOC108338646 gene encoding stomatal closure-related actin-binding protein 1 isoform X2, translating to MTRVTRDFGDTMQKEAVPAVSSDVVFASSRFPNYRIGANNQIMETKDDPKVLSMKEVVARETAQLLEQHNRLSVRDLASKFEKGLAAAAKLSEEARLREAASLEKHVLLKKLRDALESLKGRVAGRNKDDVEEAIAMVEALAVQLTQREGELIQEKAEVKKLANFLKLASEDAKKLVDEERAFARAEIEDARAAVQRVEEALQEHERMSQASGKQDMEQLMKEVQEARRIKMLHQPSKVMDMEHELRALRAQLAEKTRQYLRLQKELTRTKKGGENIPHLYELEGNETLGSYLQIQPCSDNAPEVSKCTIQWYRVSSDDAKKELISGATKSVYAPEPFDVGRILQADVISESEHVTLSTAGPIDPVMLSLNFFCTLLQLLVWEPMLRHLCANMTLNLT from the exons ATGACAAGGGTGACTCGTGATTTTGGTGATACAATGCAAAAAGAGGCCGTGCCTGCGGTGTCTTCTGATGTTGTCTTTGCTTCTAGTCGGTTTCCTAATTACAGAATTGGAGCTAACAATCAGATAATGGAGACAAAGGATGATCCTAAGGTGCTGTCTATGAAGGAAGTTGTTGCACGAGAGACTGCTCAGCTGTTGGAGCAGCATAATCGTCTCTCGGTTCGTGACCTTGCCAGTAAATTCGAGAAGGGTTTGGCTGCTGCGGCTAAGTTGTCTGAAGAG GCTAGACTTAGAGAGGCAGCATCTTTGGAAAAACATGTTCTTTTGAAGAAACTTAGAGATGCACTTGAATCCTTAAAAGGGCGTGTGGCAGGCAGAAACAAGGATGATGTGGAAGAAGCTATTGCTATG GTTGAAGCTCTAGCAGTTCAGTTGACTCAGAGGGAAGGAGAACTAATACAAGAGAAGGCAGAGGTGAAGAAGCTTGCAAATTTTCTTAAGCTG GCTTCCGAAGATGCCAAGAAACTTGTTGATGAAGAAAGAGCTTTTGCTCGTGCTGAAATAGAGGATGCCAGAGCAGCAGTTCAAAGAGTTGAAGAGGCACTACAAGAACATGAGAGAATGTCTCAAGCCTCTGGGAAACAA GACATGGAACAATTAATGAAGGAGGTTCAAGAGGCTCGAAGAATAAAAATGCTGCATCAGCCAAGCAAG GTCATGGATATGGAGCATGAACTTCGAGCATTGAGGGCTCAACTTGCTGAGAAGACTAGACAGTATCTTCGACTTCAAAAGGAG CTAACTAGGACAAAGAAAGGCGGGGAGAATATTCCTCACTTATATGAACTTGAAGGGAATGAAACCTTAGGTTCTTACTTGCAAATTCAACCTTGCTCTGATAATGCTCCTGAAGTTTCTAAATGTACAATTCAGTGGTATCGTGTATCATCTGATGATGCAAAAAAAGAACTTATATCAG GAGCAACCAAATCAGTTTACGCCCCTGAGCCTTTTGATGTTGGGCGTATATTGCAAGCTGATGTTATTTCAGAAAGTGAGCATGTCACACTTTCAACTGCTGGTCCAATAGATCCAG TCATGTTGAGCTTAAATTTCTTCTGTACTCTCCTGCAGCTGCTGGTTTGGGAACCTATGTTGAGGCACTTGTGCGCAAACATGACACTGAATTTAAC GTAG
- the LOC108336196 gene encoding uncharacterized protein LOC108336196, protein MSTSDEPEVVERGTKDEKHKEDDKEEGKGGFIDKVKDFIHDIGEKIEEAIGFGKPSADVTAIHIPSINLHKADLVVDVLIKNPNPVPIPLIDIDYLVESDGRKLVSGLIPDAGTIHAHGEETVKIPLTLIYDDIKQTYADIKPGSIIPYRVKVSLIFDVPILGRLTLPLEKTGEIPIPYKPDVDLEKIHFERFSFEETIATLHLKLENKNDFDLGLNALDYEVWLGDVSIGGAELTKSAKIEKSGITYIDIPITFRPKDFGSALWDMIRGKGTGYTMKGNIDVDTPFGAMKLPISKEGGTTKLKKKKEDRDYDDDDDDDED, encoded by the exons ATGTCGACATCTGATGAGCCAGAGGTGGTGGAAAGGGGTACCAAGGATGAAAAGCACAAGGAAGATGACAAAGAGGAAGGGAAGGGTGGATTCATTGACAAGGTGAAGGATTTCATTCACGACATTGGTGAGAAGATTGAGGAAGCTATTGGGTTTGGGAAGCCTTCTGCTGATGTTACTGCGATTCACATTCCATCAATTAATCTTCACAAGGCAGATCTTGTTGTTGATGTGCTCATAAAGAACCCTAATCCAGTGCCAATCCCTCTGATTGACATAGATTACTTGGTTGAGAGTGATGGAAGGAAGCTAGTTTCTGGATTGATACCAGATGCAGGTACCATCCATGCACACGGAGAGGAGACTGTGAAAATTCCTCTTACTTTGATTTATGATGACATCAAGCAAACATATGCTGATATTAAACCAGGAAGCATCATTCCTTATAGGGTGAAGGTGAGTCTGATTTTTGATGTTCCCATCTTGGGAAGGCTAACTCTACCTTTGGAGAAAACTGGAGAAATCCCCATACCTTATAAGCCTGATGTTGATCTTGagaagattcattttgaaaggTTCTCTTTTGAAGAGACAATTGCAACTCTTCATTTGAAGTTGGAAAACAAGAATGATTTTGACCTTGGCCTGAATGCTCTTGATTATGAGGTGTGGCTTGGTGATGTTAGCATTGGTGGTGCTGAACTCACCAAGTCTGCTAAAATTGAGAAAAGTGGGATTACCTATATTGATATACCAATTACCTTCAGGCCTAAGGATTTTGGCTCTGCCCTCTGGGATATGATTAGAGGAAAGGGAACTGGTTACACCATGAAAGGAAATATTGATGTTGACACTCCCTTTGGAGCAATGAAATTGCCCATCAGCAAAGAGGGTGGTACAACCAAActtaagaaaaagaaggaagatCGTGATTAcgacgatgatgatgatgacgatgag GATTGA
- the LOC108336530 gene encoding cation/H(+) antiporter 4, with translation MGTNETLVSISNTIFRGVVFDEQNSDPDGRFIIFNVQIDMPPKIVSDGIWGNTDIGALPDKTVVPLLEFQILTIFVVTQCFHLVLKRLGFPYFVSQMMTGFVLGPSLKIESLKEQKSLLFPYGTEDLLNLVSSLGYTFFMFQNSVQMDFSMITRTGKKAWAIALSSLMIPTVAGLSLCYYFMEHVQKTLGEFDGDNLPVIVIGHSGCSFTVIASLLSDLKILNSELGRLALSAALVMDVINSVVTGLGTAIISSLKSHPHDGSKGPELVMYAATKYVLFVTSVIMIGRPAMKWIVRNTPEGRPVKKAYTFVVVLMTLLAGLFGLFAHQTVLGGVVLFGLLVPEGPPLGSELIKQFELFTTWFLLPIFVTCCAMKIDISAQMNSQLVIAVVTVIVIVHLIKILFTIGICSYCNMPITDGLCLALMLSCKGVVDFVTNVFLFDSMLLSNETVSIMAISILVLGSIARIGVKSLYDPTRKYACYQKRNILNLKPNAEFRVVACIHKSSHIMSVKNVLDICCPTISSPLVGHVLHLKELVGRSSPIFISHRLQERVGSNHNYSEDVIVAFDLFEHDRAGTAEVSTYTAISPLRFMHDDICYLALDKVASIIILPFHVRWDEDGSISSADQNIRTLNAKVLRRAPCSVGILVNRGSSSSSSTHNNCIMTNSVKRIAMIFLGGSDDRESLCLAKRSIRDCSCNLVVYHLVWAHCEANWEMMLDDEVLKSVRGYYGRLENVSYELVTIHQASETSAFVSSIANQHDFFIVGRRHGMKSPVTAALESWTEFSELGVIGDLLASPDSRTDASILVVQQQQTSKVVTKEIDI, from the exons ATGGGAACAAACGAGACTCTAGTAAGCATAAGCAACACAATTTTCAGAGGAGTAGTGTTCGACGAGCAGAATTCAGACCCAGATGGGAGATTTATCATCTTCAATGTTCAGATTGATATGCCACCAAAGATTGTATCTGATGGCATCTGGGGTAACACTGATATTGGCGCATTACCTGATAAAACTGTAGTGCCTCTGTTGGAATTCCAAATTCTCACCATTTTCGTCGTCACACAATGTTTTCATCTGGTACTCAAGCGTCTGGGGTTCCCCTATTTCGTTTCTCAAATGATG ACTGGGTTTGTTTTAGGTCCTTCTCTCAAGATAGAGTCGTTGAAAGAACAGAAAAGCCTGTTGTTCCCATACGGTACTGAAGACTTGTTGAACCTAGTATCATCATTAGGGTACACATTCTTCATGTTTCAAAATTCGGTGCAAATGGATTTCAGCATGATAACGAGAACTGGGAAGAAAGCTTGGGCAATCGCTCTTTCCTCCCTGATGATTCCAACGGTTGCTGGTTTGTCCCTGTGCTATTACTTCATGGAGCACGTGCAGAAAACCCTAGGAGAGTTTGATGGAGATAATCTCCCCGTGATAGTAATAGGGCACAGTGGTTGCTCCTTCACAGTGATAGCTTCTCTTCTCTCTGATCTGAAGATTTTGAACTCTGAACTTGGACGCTTAGCACTTTCAGCAGCTCTTGTAATGGATGTGATAAACTCAGTTGTCACAGGATTAGGCACTGCTATAATAAGTAGTCTTAAATCGCATCCTCACGATGGTAGCAAGGGACCTGAACTTGTGATGTACGCTGCCACCAAATACGTTCTCTTCGTGACAAGTGTGATTATGATCGGACGCCCCGCAATGAAGTGGATAGTGAGGAACACACCAGAAGGAAGACCTGTGAAGAAAGCATACACCTTTGTGGTGGTCCTCATGACCTTGTTGGCTGGGTTGTTCGGATTGTTCGCTCACCAGACTGTGTTAGGTGGGGTTGTCCTCTTTGGCCTTCTTGTGCCAGAAGGTCCTCCACTAGGCTCTGAACTTATCAAACAGTTTGAGTTGTTCACAACTTGGTTCCTTTTGCCGATCTTTGTCACCTGTTGTGCCATGAAGATTGATATCTCCGCACAGATGAATAGCCAATTGGTCATTGCTGTGGTCACAGTAATTGTTATCGTGCATTTGATTAAGATACTTTTCACTATTGGAATTTGCAGCTACTGCAACATGCCCATAACCGATGGTTTATGCCTTGCTCTCATGTTGAGCTGCAAAGGCGTCGTGGATTTTGTCACCAACGTCTTTCTCTTTGATTCAATG TTGTTGAGCAATGAAACGGTTTCCATAATGGCCATATCAATACTGGTGTTGGGAAGCATTGCACGCATCGGGGTGAAATCCCTCTACGACCCAACAAGGAAATACGCATGCTATCAGAAAAGGAACATCCTGAACTTGAAACCCAACGCAGAGTTTCGAGTGGTAGCATGCATCCACAAATCAAGCCACATAATGTCTGTAAAAAACGTTCTTGACATTTGTTGCCCCACAATAAGCAGCCCCTTAGTGGGTCACGTCTTGCATCTGAAGGAACTGGTTGGTAGATCATCTCCCATCTTCATATCACACCGTCTTCAAGAAAGGGTTGGCTCAAACCACAACTACTCCGAAGATGTGATCGTAGCATTCGACCTCTTCGAACATGACAGAGCGGGAACTGCGGAAGTTAGCACCTACACAGCCATATCTCCCTTACGTTTCATGCATGACGATATCTGTTACCTTGCATTGGACAAAGTGGCTTCCATCATCATTCTTCCATTTCACGTGAGATGGGACGAGGATGGTTCCATCAGTTCAGCAGATCAAAACATAAGAACTCTCAACGCTAAGGTTCTTAGAAGAGCACCATGCTCCGTTGGGATTCTGGTGAACCGaggatcttcttcttcttcctctactCACAACAACTGCATCATGACTAATTCAGTGAAACGAATAGCAATGATCTTTCTTGGGGGTTCAGACGATCGAGAGTCATTGTGCTTGGCTAAGAGGAGCATCAGAGATTGTTCTTGCAACTTGGTGGTGTACCACTTGGTTTGGGCCCACTGTGAGGCAAACTGGGAGATGATGCTGGATGATGAGGTGTTGAAGAGTGTTAGGGGGTACTATGGTAGGCTTGAGAATGTGTCGTATGAACTTGTGACCATTCATCAAGCTTCTGAGACGAGTGCTTTTGTTTCGAGCATTGCAAATCAGCATGATTTCTTCATAGTTGGGAGGCGCCATGGTATGAAATCGCCGGTAACGGCAGCACTTGAGAGTTGGACGGAGTTCTCTGAGTTGGGTGTGATCGGAGATTTGCTTGCTTCCCCCGATAGCAGAACCGATGCTTCAATTCTTGTAGTGCAACAACAACAAACGTCCAAGGTTGTCACAAAAGAGATAGATATATAA